One Spiroplasma endosymbiont of Cantharis nigra DNA segment encodes these proteins:
- a CDS encoding HAD family hydrolase, which yields MKWWFSDYDGTINLTHNDYIDPRDLEFIKNWIKEGNKFAIATGRMEHEIQPVLEKAKIPYDYMICNNGAVIYEHGKGVIANASIPKESRKEIIDIFNSLKEKYILGYCLKDKRMSYSKVDQPEVYGNAFLKKYASTHNNFEQGNYDILNSEDLNLLYFFLAESEIEEVKKILAGKIKGCKAVRTHKNVIEIMREDVSKAYGIKVIQELNNFSSEEVYTSGDGENDIEMLEFTKNSFAMKNHQKGVDKAAKHIISNVFEIKNF from the coding sequence ATGAAATGATGATTTTCAGATTATGATGGAACAATTAATTTAACACACAATGATTATATTGACCCAAGAGATTTAGAGTTTATTAAAAATTGAATTAAGGAGGGAAATAAATTTGCAATAGCTACAGGAAGAATGGAACATGAAATTCAACCGGTACTAGAAAAAGCCAAAATACCATATGATTATATGATTTGCAATAATGGTGCTGTTATATATGAACATGGTAAAGGAGTAATTGCAAATGCATCAATTCCAAAGGAATCAAGAAAAGAAATAATAGATATTTTTAATAGTCTAAAGGAAAAATATATTTTAGGATATTGTTTAAAAGATAAAAGAATGAGTTATTCAAAGGTTGATCAACCTGAGGTTTATGGTAATGCTTTTTTAAAAAAATATGCTTCAACACACAATAATTTTGAACAAGGGAATTATGATATTTTAAACTCAGAAGATTTAAACTTATTATATTTTTTCTTAGCAGAATCAGAAATAGAAGAAGTTAAAAAAATACTTGCAGGAAAAATAAAAGGATGTAAAGCAGTGAGAACTCATAAAAATGTTATTGAAATAATGAGAGAAGATGTTTCAAAAGCATATGGTATTAAAGTTATACAAGAACTTAATAATTTTTCGTCTGAAGAGGTTTATACCAGTGGGGATGGCGAAAATGATATTGAAATGCTAGAATTTACAAAAAACTCCTTTGCTATGAAAAATCACCAAAAGGGAGTAGATAAAGCTGCAA
- the rplA gene encoding 50S ribosomal protein L1 — translation MAKLSKKLKAVNQKVDKTKLYPIVEAIKLVKETSVTKFDSTVEIAFNLNVDPRHADQQIRGAIVMPGGTGKTQKVLVLTKTKIKEAEDAKADFVGAEDLIQKIAKENWFDFDIIVATPEMMAELGKIGKILGPKGLMPNPKTGTVTMDIAKALDEIKKGKVEYRTDKEGNVHSILGKVSFNEDNLMKNYTAILDVIKKAKPAVVKGTYIKNISISTTMGPGIKVLIES, via the coding sequence ATGGCAAAATTAAGTAAAAAATTAAAAGCTGTTAACCAAAAAGTTGATAAAACTAAACTATACCCAATTGTAGAAGCTATTAAATTAGTAAAAGAAACTTCAGTTACTAAATTTGACTCAACTGTGGAAATTGCATTTAACTTAAATGTAGATCCAAGACATGCAGACCAACAAATAAGAGGGGCTATTGTAATGCCTGGTGGAACTGGTAAAACTCAAAAAGTTTTAGTTCTAACAAAAACAAAGATTAAAGAAGCTGAAGATGCAAAGGCAGATTTTGTAGGAGCAGAAGATTTAATTCAAAAAATTGCAAAAGAAAATTGATTTGATTTTGATATTATTGTTGCAACACCAGAAATGATGGCTGAATTAGGTAAAATCGGTAAAATCTTAGGACCAAAAGGATTAATGCCTAACCCTAAAACAGGAACAGTAACAATGGATATTGCAAAGGCACTAGATGAAATTAAAAAAGGTAAAGTTGAATATAGAACTGATAAAGAAGGAAATGTTCACTCAATATTAGGAAAAGTTTCATTTAATGAAGATAATTTAATGAAAAACTATACAGCTATTTTAGATGTAATAAAAAAAGCAAAACCAGCAGTTGTAAAGGGAACATATATTAAAAATATATCTATTTCAACAACTATGGGACCTGGAATTAAAGTGCTTATTGAAAGTTAG
- the rplK gene encoding 50S ribosomal protein L11 — MAKRITRIAKLEFMAMQAKPGAELASLGINMPQFTQQFNDATKDRAGEVVPVVITAYDDKSFDFILKTTPAAFMLKKAAGIAKGSSKSGTETVATITAEDVKKIAEYKMVDLNANTIDAAMRIIEGSARNMGIKVTGMPEKEGK; from the coding sequence GTGGCAAAAAGAATCACACGTATAGCAAAATTAGAATTTATGGCAATGCAAGCAAAACCAGGTGCAGAATTAGCTTCACTTGGAATTAACATGCCTCAATTCACACAACAATTTAATGATGCCACTAAAGATAGAGCTGGAGAAGTAGTACCTGTAGTTATTACAGCTTATGATGATAAATCTTTTGATTTCATTTTAAAAACTACTCCAGCAGCATTTATGTTAAAAAAGGCTGCAGGAATTGCTAAAGGATCATCAAAATCAGGAACTGAAACTGTTGCAACTATTACAGCAGAAGATGTTAAAAAAATTGCTGAGTATAAGATGGTGGATTTAAATGCAAATACAATTGATGCAGCAATGAGAATTATTGAAGGTTCAGCAAGAAACATGGGTATTAAAGTTACTGGAATGCCAGAAAAAGAAGGTAAGTAA